The following proteins come from a genomic window of Tenebrio molitor chromosome 9, icTenMoli1.1, whole genome shotgun sequence:
- the LOC138137643 gene encoding glyceraldehyde-3-phosphate dehydrogenase 2-like has translation MAKIGINGFGRIGRLVLRTSLERGASVVAVNDPFIGLDYMVYLFKYDSTHGRFKGEVKAEGGQLVVNGHKISVFCERDPKIIPWGKVGADYVVESTGVFTTIEKASAHIEGGAKKVIISAPSADAPMYVCGVNLDAYDPSAKVISNASCTTNCLAPLAKVIHDNFEIVEGLMTTVHATTATQKTVDGPSGKLWRDGRGAGQNIIPAATGAAKAVGKVIPSLNGKLTGMAFRVPVPNVSVVDLTVRLGKPASYEDIKAKIKAASEGPLKGILGYTEEEVVSTDFVGDTHSSIFDAAAGIQLSPTFVKLISWYDNEYGYSSRVVDLIKYIASKDAA, from the exons ATGGCTAAAATTGGTATTAACGGTTTCGGACGCATTGGCCGTCTCGTCCTTCGTACTTCCCTCGAGCGTGGAGCCAGCGTCGTGGCCGTAAATGACCCTTTCATCGGGCTCGATTACATGGTGTACCTCTTCAAGTACGACTCCACCCACGGACGTTTTAAGGGCGAAGTCAAAGCCGAAGGAGGACAATTAGTCGTGAACGGTCACAAAATCAGCGTGTTCTGCGAACGCGACCCCAAG ATTATCCCGTGGGGCAAAGTCGGCGCCGATTACGTGGTCGAATCGACCGGTGTCTTCACCACCATCGAGAAAGCCTCCGCTCACATCGAAGGCGGGGCTAAAAAGGTCATCATCTCCGCCCCTTCGGCCGACGCTCCGATGTACGTGTGCGGCGTGAACCTCGACGCCTACGACCCCTCTGCCAAAGTCATCTCCAACGCTTCCTGTACCACAAACTGCTTGGCCCCGTTGGCCAAAGTCATCCATGACAATTTCGAGATCGTCGAAGGTTTGATGACCACAGTCCACGCCACGACGGCCACGCAGAAGACCGTCGACGGTCCGTCAGGGAAACTGTGGCGCGACGGTCGCGGTGCCGGACAAAACATCATCCCGGCGGCCACCGGAGCCGCCAAAGCTGTCGGCAAGGTCATTCCCTCTCTGAACGGGAAACTGACAGGGATGGCGTTCCGAGTTCCTGTTCCTAACGTGTCGGTCGTCGACTTGACCGTTCGTCTGGGCAAACCGGCCTCGTACGAGGACATCAAGGCCAAGATCAAGGCCGCTTCCGAGGGACCATTGAAAGGCATTTTGGGATACACAGAGGAGGAGGTCGTGTCGACGGACTTCGTCGGGGACACTCACTCGTCTATTTTTGACGCCGCAGCCGGCATTCAGCTCAGTCCCACTTTCGTCAAGTTGATTTCTTGGTACGACAACGAGTACGGCTATTCCAGCAGAGTCGTTGATTTGATCAAGTATATCGCCTCCAAAGATGCAGCTTAA
- the LOC138137632 gene encoding ionotropic receptor 21a-like gives MINRFIFAISVISLSRPDLNPTGPVHESYAVNCLQELATKQFKYIDVQGLQSTIDVDVQLLTIMTTANMTSPAYEIQRNLIKRLNTLLRFNIEVIDDDRREFGVELVTSFYLLVVDGVAAFERKLEVLTQLNSYNSNALFLVYYSNLEKDPKSAASLILEELWEKSINNAIVLVPVSLREFDLYSMRFDLKPSHHCLDSAGVRNLDRCIDGVMKTSKKYYEIKAGKSFKNCTLDVVANKIDPFVISESDGFEISLIKQIGETLNVFFNVTLTGEDSWGMKDEDGRWTDGLGRVYDDDCLGVGNFYVVPEYGKDFSFTNPHFVSDLVWVVPVAQYVPKWRVLTVIFSWYLWILCLVLILTCAGLLKFTSSLSTKESRSYKHFGDDLLVAFQVIITVVAAKPPRSDWTRVVFVALAVFSIVISSVYTSSLINFLTRPQREHQVDSIEGVLNKGWDIGGLPVYESIFNVTEDERSMRIFEIFQSNTSLHVWMTSVANDRDTCTISSDFFINYMLAQQDEVLTDDNGKPKIYILEDKIFSYSVVIVTKSGFPFLDRINHVIGLMSTFGLVKAMALKYTRALDKINAMRDDDNFVQPLSLDHLQGAFSILFMGYSFGFLFFLIEAAIVLIKTKLVPAFIKMKRKKIKPLKA, from the coding sequence ATGATTAATCGCTTCATATTCGCCATATCGGTAATTAGCTTAAGTCGCCCTGACTTAAACCCGACAGGTCCCGTCCACGAGAGCTACGCCGTCAACTGTTTGCAAGAATTAGCCACCAAACAATTCAAATACATCGACGTCCAGGGCTTGCAAAGCACCATCGACGTCGACGTCCAACTCCTGACCATCATGACAACAGCCAATATGACCTCACCGGCGTACGAGATCCAGAGGAATCTCATTAAAAGACTAAACACTCTGCTCAGATTCAACATCGAAGTCATCGACGACGACAGAAGAGAGTTTGGTGTGGAGCTGGTGACGAGTTTTTATCTGCTCGTCGTGGATGGCGTTGCAGCGTTCGAAAGAAAACTCGAAGTGCTGACGCAGTTGAACAGTTACAACTCCAACGCCTTGTTCTTGGTCTACTACTCCAACTTGGAGAAGGACCCTAAGAGTGCGGCGTCGCTCATCTTGGAAGAACTTTGGGAAAAATCTATAAACAACGCGATCGTGCTTGTTCCGGTGAGTCTCCGAGAGTTCGATCTTTACTCGATGAGATTCGATCTGAAACCTTCTCACCACTGTCTCGACAGCGCGGGGGTGCGAAACTTGGACCGATGCATCGATGGGGTGATGAAAACCTCCAAAAAGTACTACGAAATCAAAGCTGGGAAGAGTTTTAAGAACTGTACGCTCGATGTAGTCGCTAACAAGATTGACCCTTTTGTGATAAGCGAGAGCGACGGTTTCGAGATTAGCCTGATCAAGCAAATCGGAGAGACTCTCAACGTCTTCTTCAACGTCACCCTCACCGGGGAGGACTCGTGGGGGATGAAAGACGAAGACGGTCGCTGGACCGACGGCTTGGGACGAGTCTACGACGACGACTGTCTCGGTGTTGGAAACTTCTACGTCGTCCCGGAATACGGCAAAGACTTCAGCTTCACCAATCCTCACTTTGTCTCCGATCTGGTCTGGGTCGTCCCCGTGGCCCAGTACGTGCCCAAGTGGCGGGTCCTCACCGTCATCTTCAGCTGGTACTTGTGGATCCTGTGCCTTGTCCTCATCCTAACATGCGCCGGCCTTCTCAAGTTCACTTCGTCGTTATCAACGAAAGAAAGTCGTTCGTACAAACACTTCGGAGACGACCTTCTGGTGGCCTTCCAGGTGATCATAACCGTCGTGGCGGCTAAACCCCCTCGCTCCGACTGGACCAGAGTGGTTTTCGTGGCGTTGGCCGTTTTCAGCATTGTGATCAGCTCGGTGTACACCAGCTCCCTCATCAACTTCCTGACGAGGCCCCAGAGGGAGCACCAAGTCGACTCGATAGAGGGCGTGTTGAACAAAGGCTGGGACATCGGGGGTTTACCGGTGTACGAAAGCATCTTCAACGTGACGGAGGACGAGAGGTCGATGCGAATTTTCGAGATTTTCCAGTCGAACACGTCGCTGCACGTTTGGATGACGAGCGTGGCCAACGACCGCGACACCTGCACCATCAGCAGCGACTTCTTCATCAACTACATGCTAGCCCAACAGGACGAGGTTTTGACCGACGACAACGGCAAACCCAAGATCTACATCCTGGAAGACAAAATCTTCTCGTACTCTGTGGTGATCGTTACCAAATCAGGATTCCCCTTCTTGGACCGGATCAACCACGTCATAGGCTTGATGAGCACTTTCGGCCTGGTGAAAGCCATGGCACTCAAGTACACACGCGCTCTGGATAAAATAAACGCAATGAGAGACGATGACAATTTTGTGCAACCGTTGTCGCTGGACCACCTCCAGGGGGCTTTTTCCATTTTGTTCATGGGGTACAGTTTCGGTTTTCTCTTCTTCTTGATCGAAGCGGCGATTGTTTTGATTAAAACCAAACTGGTACCTgcttttataaaaatgaaacgtaaaaaaataaaaccattGAAGGCTTGA
- the Sting gene encoding stimulator of interferon genes protein homolog: MMPNTNTSAPGRTRRRKTLPKLRSSLSQILIYFVGLFFFIVSLATSKTDLPYTDVIFVLISVLIPLLFLLELVFRTLYIAEEYHHLVTRYENSYWTLFKDTFYFSPTIGFIFIVSLFTCLFMYMKHGEVPHRLWYDLGVVSLTSSLLSALVLQRNANLKCGPLYNSLWIENSNGLDYGSGMAHSFFHGYLKLIIPKTGTKEKHLEEVMKDYEDTHGVKLVFHKLFILIPKSLYCPVSLKNDEISPSIEESTSLEEKVMTVAGVQNRVYKNSVYKIKSDDGRKVYVCAEYATPLKTFKDVVNFNGEHSKYYKKHKNEIVLHFYLTLQKVLKEHENCTDFCELIFYDDKNENDKYKDVGQILLQRIRKLQRSR, encoded by the exons ATGATGCCAAACACGAACACATCTGCGCCC GGCCGTACCAGACGAAGAAAAACCCTCCCCAAATTACGCTCAAGCCTTAGCCAaatcttaatttattttgtcggtttatttttcttcattg TGAGTCTAGCAACCAGTAAAACTGACTTGCCTTACACAGATGTAATCT TTGTTTTAATAAGTGTTCTTATCCCACTCTTATTTCTTTTGGAGTTGGTTTTTCGTACCTTGTACATTGCAGAAGAGTACCATCATCTGGTCACACGTTATGAAAATAGTTACTGGACTCTATTTAAAGATACGTTTTACTTTTCCCCCACTAtcggttttattttcatagtTTCACTTTTTACTTGTCTCTTTATGTACATGAAACATGGTGAAGTGCCACACAGATTGTGGTATGATTTGGGAGTTGTTTCTCTAACGTCGTCGCTATTAAGCGCTCTTGTTCTTCAACGCAACGCAAATTTG AAATGTGGACCTTTGTACAACTCTTTGTGGATAGAAAATTCAAATGGTCTTGACTATGGTTCTGGAATGGCCCACTCCTTTTTCCATGGTTACTTGAAACTGATAATTCCCAAAACAGGAACCAAAGAGAAACATTTAGAGGAAGTCATGAAGGATTATGAAGATACACATGGTGTAAAACTAGTTTTTCACAAACTTTTTATCCTAATACCTAAATCTTTATATTGTCCCGTTAGTTTGAAAAACGACGAGATTTCTCCAAGTATTGAGGAGAGTACA TCTTTAGAAGAAAAAGTGATGACAGTAGCTGGGGTACAGAATCGAGTCTACAAAAATTCCGTCTACAAGATCAAATCTGATGACGGCAGGAAGGTGTACGTCTGTGCTGAATACGCCACtccattaaaaacatttaaagaTGTGGTCAACTTCAACGGAGAACATTCAA agtactacaaaaaacataaaaatgagattgtattacatttttatttgactcTGCAGAAAGTACTCAAGGAGCATGAAAACTGTacggatttttgtgaactGATTTTCTATGACG aTAAGAACGAAAATGATAAGTACAAGGATGTGGGACAGATTCTTCTGCAGCGCATCAGAAAGTTACAAAGATCTCGTTAA
- the LOC138137650 gene encoding transcription factor A, mitochondrial-like: protein MAGQGLLFRTISLVSNCRLLFNTTRLPQVSQVSGLKQRIKDRLKELKVPDKPKRPLTPYFRFIQDHRESLIKQHPNWKVTQISVQCASDWKMIDSSAKEKYEKDYKAEMEKYAAKHVQYLKNLTDEQKVALEEYSNEVKRSRVKRQKRKKLRDTHKPKRPIGAYMLFVMDQAKSNPDKMYSQLLADLKGKWADMSKSEKAKYTEAAAIAKAKYDKELVEWELKMIEEGNLDVVRQSTLLNNSSKIE, encoded by the exons ATGGCGGGTCAAGGTCTTTTATTTAGAACTATCAGTTTAGTATCTAACTGCCGTTTGTTATTTAACACTACTAG ATTACCTCAAGTGAGCCAAGTGTCAGGCTTGAAGCAGAGAATTAAAGACAGGTTGAAGGAGTTGAAAGTTCCAGACAAACCAAAGAGGCCATTGACTCCTTATTTTCGATTTATTCAAGACCACAGGGAGTCACTAATTAAACAACATCCTAACTGGAAAGTTACCCAAATTAGTGTACAGTGCGCCTCAGACTGGAAAATGATTGACTCAAGTGctaaagaaaaatatgaaaaagacTACAAAGCAGAAATGGAAAAGTATGCAGCTAAGCATGTgcagtatttaaaaaatttaacagatgAACAGAAAGTAGCTTTGGAGGAATACAGTAATGAAGTGAAGAGATCAAGAGTGAAGCGccaaaagaggaaaaagttGCGTGACACTCACAAACCAAAGAGACCAATAGGAGCCTACATGTTGTTTGTGATGGATCAGGCAAAATCTAATCCTGATAAAATGTATAGCCAATTATTGGCAGATTTAAAGGGCAAATGGGCTGATATGTCAAAATCTGAAAAGGCAAAATATACAGAAGCTGCAGCAATAGCTAAAGCAAAGTATGATAAGGAGCTGGTAGAGTGGGAATTGAAAATGATAGAAGAGGGTAACCTGGATGTTGTTCGCCAAAGTACATTATTGAACAACAGTTCTAAAATAGAATAG